In Pelosinus sp. UFO1, one genomic interval encodes:
- a CDS encoding phage tail tape measure protein, whose amino-acid sequence MSKVFQVAFEIAGKMGSSFQSTFSSASAQMRTLGAQSVALRGDLKTLDAAYKSGVINVDSYKNAQAMLKNQLEQTQSAQSRLIAAQSQQNEASKRSSQIRGRMVDTAITAAPLLAATKQAIDFETAMGGVAKQVQGARDDNGDLTDTYYQMQSSVMQLSRDLRMLPAPVAETTAAAARMGVQGVDALNDFVKMSVQMGVAFDGSGDQIAESMAKIANIRGIKLDTAEGRAQIRDLADTVNYLDDQTTAKGPEIIEVLKRISGTAAQSSFSNNDLAAFATTMLDLGKTPEIAATGLNAFMNRLATAPSQAKPFQQTLAQLGIDARQLQASYMVDSKGTVFGLLDQIKGLDKAQQAETLTGLFGAEYQDDISALASGMDKLRGNMDLLNDAARQGSMEKEFAAKLKLTASSIDAVKQSAAETGISLGQVFLPAIVQVSASFQAGAQHLAAFRQEHPQLTNAVIIATAGLVGFRLAWLATSFSMNQYKDTVAGMKLLLASQNAQIVLNKTSMLLSAGSTQVVTAAQWAWNAALTANPIGLVIVGIAALVAAGYVLYQNWDTMKAFLITMWNDPTAAIAQFTGYIRSQFEEKLNWLSEKWEWVRSIFSTPIQATVQASANAAGKANIYQNATGGIYGRGSFLTTFAEQSAEAAIPLDGSARAISLWQQAGDILGVSGNGGNIFKITFAPVISGGNREEIMPELQRQQDDFMEKLQDVVHQQGRVSYG is encoded by the coding sequence GTGAGTAAAGTGTTTCAAGTAGCCTTTGAAATTGCAGGTAAAATGGGATCTAGTTTTCAAAGCACCTTTTCCTCTGCCTCTGCTCAAATGAGAACCCTAGGGGCTCAGTCGGTTGCCCTTCGAGGTGATTTAAAGACTCTTGATGCTGCATATAAGTCGGGCGTAATCAATGTGGATAGCTATAAAAATGCTCAGGCTATGTTGAAAAATCAGCTTGAGCAAACCCAGTCAGCGCAATCAAGATTGATAGCAGCACAATCACAACAAAACGAAGCTAGTAAGCGGTCTTCACAAATTCGTGGTCGTATGGTCGATACAGCAATCACTGCAGCTCCATTATTGGCTGCTACAAAACAGGCTATTGACTTCGAAACCGCAATGGGCGGTGTAGCCAAACAGGTTCAGGGCGCTAGAGATGATAATGGTGACCTAACCGATACGTATTATCAAATGCAGTCAAGTGTAATGCAACTCAGTAGAGATTTACGTATGTTGCCAGCTCCCGTAGCTGAAACAACAGCCGCTGCCGCCAGGATGGGTGTACAGGGAGTCGATGCACTGAATGATTTTGTCAAAATGTCTGTGCAAATGGGTGTAGCGTTTGATGGGAGTGGCGATCAAATTGCGGAATCAATGGCTAAGATTGCTAATATCCGAGGCATTAAATTAGACACTGCAGAAGGTCGGGCACAAATTAGGGATTTGGCTGATACCGTTAATTATCTTGATGATCAGACAACGGCAAAAGGTCCTGAAATAATCGAAGTTTTAAAGCGTATCAGTGGGACTGCAGCGCAATCCTCGTTTTCCAACAATGACCTAGCAGCATTTGCTACAACAATGCTAGACTTGGGGAAAACTCCAGAAATTGCTGCTACTGGGTTAAATGCGTTTATGAATAGGTTAGCCACCGCACCGTCGCAGGCGAAGCCATTTCAGCAAACATTAGCGCAATTAGGAATTGATGCGCGACAATTGCAGGCATCGTATATGGTTGATTCTAAAGGGACCGTATTTGGCTTGCTCGATCAGATTAAAGGTTTGGACAAGGCTCAACAGGCTGAGACACTAACGGGTCTATTTGGTGCTGAATACCAAGATGATATTTCTGCGTTAGCATCAGGCATGGACAAGTTACGCGGCAACATGGATTTACTCAATGATGCTGCTCGACAGGGTAGTATGGAAAAAGAATTCGCCGCAAAGCTAAAACTCACAGCGTCCTCGATCGATGCAGTTAAACAGTCTGCCGCAGAAACGGGTATTTCGTTAGGGCAGGTATTTTTGCCAGCAATCGTGCAGGTATCGGCATCGTTTCAAGCGGGAGCACAACATTTGGCAGCGTTTAGGCAGGAACATCCCCAATTAACAAATGCGGTTATAATCGCTACAGCTGGTTTGGTTGGATTTCGTCTTGCATGGCTGGCTACATCATTTTCTATGAATCAATATAAGGATACCGTAGCAGGAATGAAATTGTTATTAGCCAGTCAAAATGCACAGATCGTTTTAAATAAAACATCCATGCTCCTGTCAGCCGGATCAACTCAAGTAGTTACCGCGGCACAATGGGCTTGGAATGCAGCCTTGACAGCAAATCCGATAGGTCTAGTGATTGTTGGGATTGCCGCCTTAGTTGCAGCTGGATATGTATTGTATCAAAACTGGGACACAATGAAAGCCTTCTTAATTACGATGTGGAATGATCCGACAGCAGCGATTGCTCAATTCACGGGATATATTCGCTCACAGTTTGAAGAAAAATTAAATTGGCTATCTGAGAAATGGGAATGGGTTAGAAGTATATTTAGTACCCCAATCCAAGCAACCGTACAGGCAAGTGCAAATGCTGCAGGGAAAGCTAATATTTATCAAAATGCTACTGGCGGTATCTATGGCAGAGGATCATTTCTAACAACATTTGCAGAGCAATCTGCCGAGGCAGCTATACCGCTTGACGGATCGGCGCGAGCCATTTCTCTCTGGCAACAAGCTGGCGATATTCTTGGAGTAAGTGGCAATGGCGGTAATATATTTAAAATCACCTTTGCTCCAGTTATAAGCGGTGGAAATCGTGAGGAGATCATGCCAGAACTGCAACGTCAACAAGATGATTTCATGGAGAAATTACAAGACGTAGTTCATCAGCAAGGGAGGGTAAGTTATGGCTAG
- a CDS encoding tail protein X, with the protein MASTYTTKQGDMWDAIAYKVYGSEHQMHVLMDANPVYIPTVIFPAGVILVVPDIATSQPQNLPPWKRVSI; encoded by the coding sequence ATGGCTAGTACCTACACAACAAAACAAGGAGATATGTGGGATGCTATCGCTTACAAAGTATACGGTAGTGAACACCAAATGCATGTTTTAATGGATGCGAATCCAGTATATATTCCGACTGTCATTTTCCCTGCTGGTGTAATTTTGGTAGTACCCGATATAGCAACATCACAACCACAAAACCTACCTCCATGGAAAAGAGTGAGTATATGA
- a CDS encoding phage late control D family protein, with protein sequence MTIARQAWLQLQYENADITTDLQPHLKGWTYTDNLSGQADDLQITLEDRQQLWIGDWFPDLGAKLKATIKRSNWKEDSKDDELPLGTFEIDELDVSYPPSEVKIKALSVFQSTSLKGEDKNRAWEKTKLSIVANDIATGAGLELFYDVQDDPEYDRVEQTEQQDLPFLQKLCQDAGLALKVSDEQIVIFDEAKYEQADPVLTIDRLKFPIKKYGGRATINDTYSSCRLKYRSPKGRKNYDYEYTPPNPLPTKRVLVLRERFDNLNEAERKAKKALREKNNQAWQFNLTILADLRLLSSMVVILKNFGKFDGNWIITQATHGQSSSGYEVSLQMRRCLEGY encoded by the coding sequence ATGACGATAGCAAGACAGGCATGGTTGCAGTTGCAATATGAAAATGCAGATATCACGACAGATTTACAACCTCACCTGAAAGGATGGACCTATACTGACAATCTCAGTGGTCAGGCAGACGACTTACAAATTACGTTAGAAGACCGTCAACAGTTGTGGATAGGAGACTGGTTTCCAGATTTAGGCGCAAAATTAAAGGCGACAATTAAGCGGAGCAACTGGAAAGAGGATAGTAAGGATGATGAACTGCCGTTAGGTACCTTTGAAATTGATGAGCTGGATGTTAGTTATCCACCATCAGAAGTGAAGATCAAAGCGTTATCCGTATTTCAATCGACATCTTTAAAAGGTGAGGATAAAAATCGAGCATGGGAGAAAACAAAACTATCGATAGTAGCCAATGATATTGCTACAGGTGCAGGTTTGGAGCTGTTTTATGACGTACAGGATGATCCAGAATATGACCGTGTTGAGCAAACCGAACAGCAAGATTTACCTTTCCTGCAAAAGCTTTGTCAAGACGCGGGACTGGCCTTAAAAGTATCTGATGAACAAATTGTTATTTTTGATGAAGCAAAATACGAACAAGCTGATCCAGTATTGACTATTGACCGTCTGAAATTCCCTATTAAAAAATATGGTGGACGGGCAACCATTAATGACACATATTCCTCCTGTCGTTTGAAATATCGATCTCCTAAAGGGCGTAAAAACTATGATTATGAATATACTCCACCAAATCCGCTACCTACAAAGCGGGTTTTAGTGTTGCGTGAACGATTCGATAATTTAAACGAAGCGGAGAGGAAAGCGAAGAAAGCTCTTCGCGAAAAAAATAATCAGGCATGGCAGTTTAATCTTACAATTCTAGCTGATTTACGATTATTGTCCAGCATGGTCGTAATCTTAAAGAATTTTGGAAAGTTTGATGGCAATTGGATCATAACCCAGGCTACACATGGTCAAAGTAGCAGTGGTTATGAAGTGAGCCTGCAAATGCGTCGATGTTTGGAGGGCTATTAA
- a CDS encoding phage baseplate assembly protein V produces MNGNDIKNLFRTGTVTAIDEVKQLIRVTFDDLDDTVSPWMQVAARGVSKDDDYWVPDIDEQVQCMFMPTGNAEGYVLFSVRGANNVPRAGKMGRRYIKFADGSSVEHDRESSTMTIVCSGPINIIAAGNVNVTGDVIANGVSLINHIHPESIGTVTGKPQ; encoded by the coding sequence ATGAATGGAAATGATATAAAAAATCTTTTTCGCACTGGAACTGTGACTGCAATCGATGAAGTAAAACAGTTAATTCGGGTCACATTTGATGATTTGGATGATACTGTTTCGCCTTGGATGCAAGTTGCAGCACGTGGTGTATCTAAAGATGATGACTATTGGGTGCCGGACATTGATGAACAAGTACAATGTATGTTTATGCCAACAGGGAATGCTGAAGGATATGTACTTTTTAGCGTACGTGGTGCGAATAATGTGCCAAGGGCTGGAAAGATGGGGCGGAGATATATTAAATTTGCTGACGGTTCGTCTGTGGAACATGATAGGGAAAGCAGTACTATGACGATTGTGTGTTCTGGACCTATCAATATCATTGCGGCAGGAAATGTAAATGTAACTGGCGATGTAATTGCAAATGGTGTTAGTTTAATCAACCATATCCATCCTGAATCCATCGGAACCGTAACAGGTAAACCGCAATAG
- a CDS encoding phage tail protein has product MSIGVLSGTTKENELIEVVFESYYQASATENNNLFGNWLSSKFGISSLNNVSQSKDTFKVLTFDGLQRDGSGRWATHEIIGQDRKPLLEFLGPDLENLSFSVFMSSFLGINASTELQKLRNLRDGGVICDFVIGGASFITNKWVIKSLSEAHKTYDKSGNLLIAVVNISLIEYVKLPEEG; this is encoded by the coding sequence ATGTCTATAGGAGTTTTAAGCGGTACCACAAAAGAGAATGAGCTAATAGAGGTAGTTTTTGAGTCTTACTACCAAGCGTCCGCCACTGAAAATAATAATTTGTTTGGAAACTGGCTATCATCAAAGTTCGGTATTTCAAGTTTAAATAATGTATCACAGAGTAAAGATACTTTTAAAGTTCTAACATTTGATGGATTACAGCGTGATGGTTCAGGCCGATGGGCCACTCATGAAATCATCGGGCAAGATAGAAAACCCTTACTGGAGTTCTTAGGACCTGATTTAGAAAATCTTTCTTTTTCAGTTTTTATGTCGTCTTTCCTTGGAATTAATGCATCTACTGAATTGCAAAAGCTTCGAAATCTACGTGATGGTGGAGTTATCTGTGATTTTGTTATAGGCGGAGCTTCTTTTATAACAAATAAATGGGTAATAAAAAGCTTGAGTGAAGCCCATAAAACCTATGACAAAAGTGGTAATTTACTTATTGCAGTTGTAAATATATCACTGATTGAGTATGTCAAACTGCCGGAGGAGGGATAG
- a CDS encoding baseplate J/gp47 family protein, which yields MAKYNLPDITFAEKDAKIIENEIIQSYEEVSEQSLAVGDPRKKLLQSEVPIIVGQRSLIDYSAKQNLLAYAVDDILDHIGILVGCTRLPAKAATSTIRFTLSVERSQPTTIEAGKRVTSGDNIFFATVSEAVIPPGTITIDSKVQCLTEGTIGNGYGIGELKTLVDPIPYVSSISNITVSEGGIDIEANDPYRDRIQQAPESFSTAGPDGAYIYWAKTASSTIIDVEVYSPSPGVVHICPLVTGGEIPGQEILDAVLAICSDKKVRPLTDNTYAVAPEQVEYTIDVSYWIDKQNENLASSIRTKVNQSVSDYRTWQKSKLGRGIDPSELIKVMKNAGAKRVAVATPIYQALNKNQVAKEQENITVNYGGIEE from the coding sequence ATGGCTAAGTATAATCTACCTGATATTACATTTGCTGAGAAAGACGCGAAAATCATTGAAAATGAAATAATACAAAGTTATGAAGAAGTCTCTGAACAATCCCTTGCCGTAGGAGATCCGCGTAAAAAACTATTGCAATCAGAAGTGCCGATCATTGTTGGACAGCGGTCTTTAATAGATTATTCCGCAAAACAAAATCTACTTGCTTATGCCGTTGATGATATTTTAGATCACATTGGAATTCTAGTTGGTTGCACACGATTGCCGGCTAAAGCAGCTACTTCGACTATCCGGTTTACATTAAGTGTTGAGCGTAGTCAGCCAACTACCATAGAAGCTGGCAAACGTGTTACATCTGGCGACAATATATTTTTCGCGACAGTCTCTGAAGCTGTTATTCCGCCAGGAACAATAACAATAGATAGCAAAGTACAATGTTTGACCGAAGGTACTATAGGTAATGGTTATGGGATAGGAGAGTTAAAAACACTTGTTGATCCTATACCTTATGTATCCAGCATATCAAACATTACGGTAAGCGAGGGCGGAATTGATATTGAGGCTAACGATCCTTATCGAGATCGCATTCAGCAAGCACCTGAGAGCTTTTCTACAGCGGGTCCTGATGGTGCCTATATATATTGGGCCAAAACAGCGTCCAGCACCATTATTGATGTAGAAGTTTATTCTCCCAGTCCTGGGGTTGTTCATATTTGCCCTTTGGTTACGGGTGGAGAGATTCCCGGACAGGAAATATTAGATGCGGTATTGGCAATCTGTAGCGATAAAAAAGTGCGGCCATTGACGGATAACACCTATGCAGTAGCGCCAGAGCAAGTGGAGTATACCATTGATGTTTCTTATTGGATCGATAAGCAAAATGAAAATCTAGCATCTAGTATCCGTACAAAAGTAAATCAGTCTGTGAGTGATTATAGAACATGGCAAAAATCAAAGCTTGGTCGTGGTATTGATCCGTCAGAGCTAATAAAGGTCATGAAGAATGCAGGGGCAAAAAGAGTAGCAGTGGCAACGCCAATCTATCAAGCATTAAACAAGAATCAAGTGGCAAAAGAACAGGAAAATATAACGGTCAATTATGGGGGTATTGAGGAATGA
- a CDS encoding phage tail protein I — translation MSKDIYNVNWLDLIPPSISADPQVQAISAAVTPQLQEVSQSIRECIILARLDELPEEVVDLLAWQHHVDFYDADLSINQKRNLVRTSIDAHRHKGTPYAVELVVKSILEDAVVQEWFEYGGEPYFFRVIKINGQITADMYPRLKKAIDTVKNTRSWLEGVSLSRTINSTLYLGVGQSIHKKIDISPVAFRMPEISSREYLGGAINVHKKIRI, via the coding sequence ATGAGCAAAGACATATATAATGTCAATTGGCTTGACTTAATACCTCCATCGATTTCCGCAGATCCCCAGGTACAGGCAATTTCAGCGGCAGTTACACCACAGCTGCAAGAGGTAAGTCAGTCTATTCGAGAGTGCATTATATTAGCCAGACTAGACGAATTACCGGAAGAGGTAGTGGATCTATTAGCATGGCAGCATCATGTTGACTTTTACGATGCGGATTTATCTATCAACCAAAAAAGAAATCTTGTTCGAACGTCCATCGATGCCCACCGACATAAAGGAACGCCTTATGCAGTTGAACTTGTTGTTAAATCAATACTAGAAGATGCAGTTGTGCAAGAATGGTTTGAATACGGCGGTGAGCCGTATTTTTTTCGTGTGATAAAAATCAATGGACAAATTACAGCAGATATGTACCCCAGGTTAAAAAAAGCTATAGATACTGTAAAAAATACACGGTCATGGCTAGAGGGTGTGTCGCTCTCACGAACTATTAACAGCACGCTTTATTTAGGTGTAGGCCAAAGCATCCACAAAAAGATAGATATTTCACCTGTTGCTTTCCGCATGCCCGAAATATCAAGTCGAGAATATTTGGGTGGGGCTATAAATGTACATAAAAAAATACGGATATAA
- a CDS encoding phage tail protein translates to MPNWSGGILTTKGQALQAKVDAGQTKLIVTKMKVGSGVLPNGQNLQSLNDLVAPEMNVPISAVLANANISTIVGVITNAGLTNGFNVRELGVYAQDPILGEILYAITTDSAPDYLPPEGGAVTVSSEFSYNIVVSNAANVTATIDLNGLVTVSILQLHKNAPVLDHPDNSVTDAKIGNRTITDTTALAGAAGTLTTLLGRIGNMLKSITGKANWYTAPATTLEAAKGHMDAPAPHAGHAPNGYGLGGSATTVDDCNLAVLCGFYWVSASGANMPSGLTLASYLFVETLDSGNLKQTLFSRSNGAMYTRQKLSTVWQAWQKLATSDQITTYGLGSAALAIGDWNNYNATGFYFANNLTNAPVSGVNTWCWVQTINYSTNYIYQQAHTFGASPWGISYERTCNLGTWSAWKQIATMDLVAPAGFGLGTASTVFTGDYNSVTANGFYRSSTVGQANAPSSLYVYFVEVTGYNGVNYTIQTATNSSTGEVHTRAQIAGVWSSWKQIATMNLVAPAGYGLGAGATRLTPGTDLDTVAANGWYDINAGVNTPGSGIDSWFKVFVICGGDTNYVTQKAYTMTSAVNYEYTRQKTAGVWGAWKKTTTSDESAYIVASGRGTGYYWRKWSNGDVEQWAVANSYSNNTFPIAFPTEVTQIVVTGSVDYSFVDKTQFYLGDTNISDSGKPATRTYMAIGH, encoded by the coding sequence ATGCCAAATTGGTCAGGAGGAATCCTTACAACCAAAGGCCAGGCACTACAGGCTAAAGTAGATGCAGGCCAAACAAAGCTTATAGTTACAAAAATGAAGGTCGGTTCTGGTGTCCTGCCTAACGGGCAAAATTTACAGAGTCTTAATGATTTAGTTGCTCCAGAAATGAATGTACCAATCAGTGCAGTTTTAGCAAATGCCAATATATCCACTATTGTTGGTGTTATAACCAACGCAGGGTTAACCAATGGTTTTAATGTCCGAGAATTAGGGGTATATGCCCAAGATCCAATACTAGGGGAAATTCTATACGCGATAACAACTGATTCAGCCCCCGATTATTTACCCCCTGAAGGTGGAGCAGTCACAGTATCAAGTGAATTTAGTTATAATATAGTCGTTAGTAATGCAGCCAATGTTACTGCAACAATAGATTTAAATGGGTTAGTAACTGTAAGTATTCTACAACTACATAAAAATGCACCCGTGCTTGACCATCCAGATAACTCTGTCACTGATGCCAAAATCGGAAATCGCACTATAACCGATACAACAGCTCTTGCAGGCGCAGCTGGCACGCTTACTACCTTGCTGGGGCGTATCGGCAATATGCTGAAAAGTATTACGGGTAAAGCAAATTGGTATACTGCGCCAGCTACTACGCTAGAGGCGGCCAAAGGCCATATGGACGCGCCAGCCCCGCATGCGGGACACGCGCCTAATGGCTATGGTTTAGGCGGGAGTGCGACTACCGTAGATGATTGCAATCTAGCCGTTTTGTGTGGCTTCTACTGGGTATCTGCTAGCGGTGCTAACATGCCTTCAGGACTTACCTTGGCGTCTTACTTATTTGTAGAAACGCTAGACTCTGGCAACCTAAAGCAAACACTATTTAGCAGGTCTAATGGCGCTATGTACACTAGGCAGAAGCTTTCTACTGTATGGCAGGCATGGCAGAAGCTAGCTACTTCCGACCAGATAACTACTTACGGTCTTGGGAGTGCGGCGTTAGCAATTGGAGACTGGAATAATTACAATGCTACAGGTTTTTACTTCGCTAATAATCTTACGAATGCGCCAGTATCAGGGGTTAATACCTGGTGTTGGGTTCAGACAATTAACTACAGTACTAACTATATATATCAGCAAGCTCACACTTTTGGGGCTAGTCCATGGGGCATAAGTTACGAAAGAACTTGTAACTTGGGAACATGGAGCGCGTGGAAACAGATTGCTACAATGGACTTAGTGGCCCCAGCAGGATTTGGGCTGGGGACTGCTTCCACTGTATTTACTGGGGACTACAACAGCGTAACGGCTAACGGATTCTATAGAAGTAGTACGGTGGGACAGGCTAACGCCCCTTCGTCACTTTACGTTTATTTTGTAGAAGTTACGGGGTATAACGGTGTTAATTACACCATACAAACCGCTACGAACTCCAGTACAGGAGAGGTACACACACGCGCGCAAATCGCGGGCGTTTGGTCGTCATGGAAGCAGATTGCTACAATGAACTTAGTAGCGCCAGCTGGGTATGGTTTAGGCGCAGGCGCCACGAGGTTGACCCCAGGCACAGACCTAGACACAGTGGCGGCAAACGGGTGGTACGACATAAATGCTGGAGTAAACACGCCTGGAAGCGGGATAGATAGCTGGTTTAAAGTCTTTGTTATTTGCGGGGGTGACACTAACTACGTAACCCAAAAGGCATATACAATGACCAGCGCTGTAAATTATGAATACACAAGGCAAAAAACCGCTGGCGTTTGGGGAGCATGGAAGAAAACTACTACCTCTGACGAGTCGGCGTATATAGTAGCCTCTGGTCGTGGCACAGGGTACTATTGGAGAAAGTGGAGCAATGGCGACGTCGAGCAGTGGGCTGTCGCTAACAGCTACAGTAATAATACATTTCCAATAGCTTTCCCCACGGAAGTTACGCAAATTGTCGTAACTGGTTCTGTTGACTATAGTTTTGTTGATAAAACACAATTTTACTTAGGAGACACGAACATATCAGATAGTGGTAAACCAGCAACACGTACTTATATGGCAATAGGACATTAA
- a CDS encoding GH25 family lysozyme: protein MIKGIDVSHHNGVVDWQAVAAAGIEFAIIRSSYGLQSKDGMFEQNVIGAKAAGLKVGAYHYSYALSVEDAIHEAKNCREAIDSTGQLLELPVFFDMEDADGYKRRKGFAFNPVEITAMCKTFICNIGLDCGIYASYSWLTDYIDWRSIGCAVWNAQWSQSDDIKGYMWQYTDKLEIGGKLFDGNIKY, encoded by the coding sequence ATGATAAAAGGTATTGACGTATCCCATCATAACGGTGTGGTCGATTGGCAGGCGGTGGCTGCTGCTGGAATTGAATTCGCGATCATCCGCAGCTCCTACGGTCTGCAATCAAAGGATGGAATGTTCGAGCAGAATGTAATCGGCGCTAAAGCTGCCGGTCTGAAAGTTGGCGCTTATCACTACTCGTATGCTTTGAGCGTCGAAGATGCAATACATGAAGCAAAAAATTGCCGGGAGGCAATAGACAGTACAGGACAACTATTAGAATTACCAGTGTTCTTTGACATGGAAGATGCGGACGGCTATAAACGGCGTAAAGGCTTTGCATTTAACCCGGTAGAAATTACAGCCATGTGCAAAACGTTTATTTGCAATATAGGTCTAGACTGCGGCATTTACGCCTCTTACTCCTGGCTGACTGATTATATTGACTGGCGTAGTATTGGTTGTGCCGTATGGAATGCCCAATGGAGCCAGAGCGACGATATTAAAGGTTATATGTGGCAGTATACTGATAAACTGGAAATTGGCGGAAAACTATTTGATGGAAATATCAAGTATTAG
- a CDS encoding radical SAM protein, with product MSETKDILPYLEFHLTDHCNLNCKGCNHFSSIANENYLSMESFLKDMKRLSEIFLNITKIRIMGGEPLLHPLITKFVQETRRFFPYSVISVATNGILLPAMDVHFYNCLFEDNIILDVSIYPITEKQMVTYLDLPIQRRIPIRFTKVRKFCKSINALGNSDALSMYIQCWVRTCTFLREGKIYHCCLPALSDIINQKFNLAIPNIGIDIHEDISGSEILNFISKPSPVCSYCSKTEWFPWEQSNQQKNEWLTCSDK from the coding sequence ATGAGCGAAACTAAAGATATTTTGCCTTATCTTGAATTTCATTTAACAGATCACTGTAATTTAAATTGCAAAGGGTGCAATCATTTTTCCTCAATTGCAAACGAAAACTACTTAAGTATGGAATCCTTTCTTAAAGATATGAAAAGATTATCTGAAATTTTCTTAAACATTACTAAAATTAGAATAATGGGCGGGGAGCCTTTACTCCATCCACTCATTACAAAGTTTGTTCAAGAAACACGTCGTTTTTTCCCTTACAGCGTGATTTCAGTTGCAACGAATGGAATTTTATTACCTGCAATGGATGTTCATTTTTATAATTGTTTATTTGAAGATAATATCATATTGGATGTATCGATTTATCCTATTACAGAAAAACAGATGGTAACTTATCTTGATTTGCCAATACAGCGTAGGATTCCTATTCGGTTTACGAAGGTTAGAAAGTTTTGTAAATCAATAAATGCTTTGGGCAACTCAGATGCGTTAAGCATGTATATTCAATGCTGGGTAAGAACTTGCACCTTTTTACGGGAGGGTAAAATTTATCATTGTTGTTTACCCGCTTTATCTGACATTATCAACCAGAAGTTTAATTTAGCAATACCGAATATAGGTATAGATATACATGAAGATATTTCAGGTTCAGAGATATTGAACTTTATTAGCAAGCCGTCGCCAGTATGTTCTTACTGTAGCAAAACTGAATGGTTTCCTTGGGAACAATCTAATCAACAGAAAAATGAATGGTTAACATGTAGTGATAAATGA
- a CDS encoding GNAT family N-acetyltransferase, which translates to MLTITFVSSSDLGQLALLYEELTGTKTNMVLMESLYKKIANNTDYILIGAKDEEQRLVGSVMGIVCTDIVGECKPFMVLENVIVSEKNRRQGAGRQLVKYIENCARERNCYYIMLVSLLKRKEAHAFYKSIGYKLGVVQGFKKYL; encoded by the coding sequence ATGTTAACCATAACTTTTGTAAGTTCCTCGGATTTGGGGCAACTTGCCTTACTATATGAGGAACTTACTGGAACAAAAACTAATATGGTGCTTATGGAAAGCTTGTATAAAAAAATTGCAAATAATACAGATTATATTTTAATCGGGGCAAAAGATGAAGAACAACGGTTGGTGGGTTCGGTCATGGGAATTGTATGTACCGATATTGTAGGAGAATGCAAACCATTTATGGTGCTTGAAAATGTCATTGTAAGTGAAAAAAACCGCAGACAAGGTGCAGGTCGTCAATTGGTCAAATATATTGAGAATTGTGCCAGAGAACGGAACTGCTACTATATCATGCTGGTATCCTTGCTCAAACGTAAGGAGGCTCATGCTTTTTATAAATCTATTGGATATAAGCTGGGAGTTGTTCAGGGATTTAAAAAATATTTATAA